The nucleotide sequence TCTTATTTAAAAACCATGAGTGCCACACCGGTGAATATACAGCTCATGAATAACTTAAAAagtatttcccattttaaaaggCAACACTCAGCATACAAAAACCTATACTAAACAAAGAGGCTATAATATGGATACATGATTGATGTGTCTAAAATGATATATATACAGTACATAATTAATGTTAATTATGTGAtcagtacattttttttctatatgattCCCTTCATGCTTCACTTTCCCCAGAAACTGAATTCTGAACTTCCTCTTCTAAAATTGGTACAATCAGGTTATCCTTGGACATCAAATTATATTTCATCACAAATTTAGTAAACCGATGAcacaaaaatgtttcattttcatattcATCAAATATCTGCCGATGATGaaaataagcatgtgaaaatattctgtaaatcCTACGACATACTGATCCTAGTTTTGCTACAGATGATTCCTTTATGCTAACCCTGCtgggaaaatatttattgctATTCAGAAGACATGCAGCACCATCAAGTGTGTGTCTAGTATAGTCTATAGCAGGACACTCTTTTGGAGTTTTATGAGCTGCACAAAGAAAAATCCACTGCTCAGTCGCTGTCATCTGAGTACATGTGTCTGGATGGCATTCGCTCTGAAGTTTGACAGCAAGTCCATTGAGCTCAAGACAGAATTGCCTTAAATGTTCATACTTCCATACACCTTCATCTTGGCCTTCAGGTGGTTCAAGAATTTTGTCAATATTGGAACAATCTGCTCTTATGTTCTGTTGAATATACTGCTGCACAGCTAGTGTACTGTCCATTTCATCAAAGGATTCATCAGGCCAATTATAGAAATCCTGCGCCTTGGTGCTCGGCCTGTACCACCTCAGCACTGCCGTCCCCTCTGCCATGACCATAGTGCCAGAGTCTCACAGGGTCTTTATGAGGTATGTGGGAGACAGAAGAGATGGCAGCCAGAGAAGGGCGTGGCCTGCTGCTAGCTTTGAAGATTGAGGAGGGGCACCTCTAGAAGCttgaaaaggcaaggaaacagattttttGCTGAAGTTTCCAGAAAGGAATGCAACTCTACAAGCACCTTGagtttagcccagtgagaccagTGTTGGACTCTGACCTCCGGAACtgggaaataataaatttgtgttgtttctttCCATTAAGTTGGTAGTAATTTGTTATACCAGCCATTGGGAACTAATACAAAGTGTCTCTGTTTAGTTTTCCACTAACAATATGAATTTTACATATTGATTAATTGAATCCTGATGTGAATGACAATGTGATTTCCTGAGAAGATCAATTCTAATCCtgtttaataaaaggctaatatgcaaattgacccaatgatggatcgaccagttgctatgatatgcattgaccaccagggggcagatgctcaatgcaggagctgccccatggtggtcagtgtgctcccacaggggtagcgccactcagccagaagctggactcacagctggcaagtatagcaatggtggtgggagcctctcctgcctccacaccaGCACTAAGGATTCCAACTGCCGACTGGGGGGAGCAAGCCTTAagctatcagtcagacatcccccgagggctcccagactgtgagagggtgcaggccgggatgagggacgccctcccccccaagtgcacgaattttgtgcaccggtcctctagtgtaTTAAGAAGTCATTTGTGTTGATAATATGTTGAGCACTAATGGGCAGACCTTTGTTTACCAGGGACCTTTATTTTCTACTTCATGGGAAGGGTGATAAGTACAAGTTTAGTGTGGCTAGAAAATAGGTAGTATGTGTACAATGAGGGTACAATGAGAGATGAAGCTTGAAAGAAAAATTGGTGCCTTGTAATATGACAAAACAAGTGATCTCCAAAAGCCTTGATTCCCCTCCACATGTTCTtcaatatttgtattatttgtgtCTATGTTAGTAAAATGCTATATTC is from Eptesicus fuscus isolate TK198812 chromosome 2, DD_ASM_mEF_20220401, whole genome shotgun sequence and encodes:
- the LOC129152018 gene encoding MOB-like protein phocein; amino-acid sequence: MDSTLAVQQYIQQNIRADCSNIDKILEPPEGQDEGVWKYEHLRQFCLELNGLAVKLQSECHPDTCTQMTATEQWIFLCAAHKTPKECPAIDYTRHTLDGAACLLNSNKYFPSRVSIKESSVAKLGSVCRRIYRIFSHAYFHHRQIFDEYENETFLCHRFTKFVMKYNLMSKDNLIVPILEEEVQNSVSGESEA